A window from Hymenobacter volaticus encodes these proteins:
- a CDS encoding oligogalacturonate lyase family protein has protein sequence MKTTRSLALLSCLLLLGIGAQAQKVLATGAQKPMAAAEWIDEATGHRIVRLTGLSGENESFYFHNNPFLRKTGREGDKMVYYHKSPQGKQLYVVNLKTRQSEPLTRAFASVSGEIVAPKRREVFYQTGDSVYATHVDTKKTRLVFVFPADFKATITTLNADETLLGGAWSTDEEKEISKKYPAKSDFFNRIYEAKLPRTLFTVNVQTGQIDKLFTDKAWLNHVQFSPTDPQLLMFCHEGPWHKVDRIWTIDTKSKDVKLVHKRTMDMEIAGHEFFSPDGKTIWYDQQLPRGETFYVTGTDLKNGHERKCQLERNEWSVHYTISPSQLLFAGDGATKRPWPRPPMASGFICCGRRVSSSSPRSW, from the coding sequence ATGAAAACAACCCGTTCCCTTGCCTTACTCAGCTGCCTTTTGCTGCTTGGAATAGGAGCGCAGGCCCAGAAAGTTCTCGCCACGGGCGCGCAAAAGCCCATGGCCGCCGCCGAATGGATAGATGAAGCTACTGGCCACCGTATTGTGCGGTTAACTGGATTGAGCGGGGAAAACGAAAGCTTCTATTTTCATAACAACCCCTTCCTAAGGAAGACGGGCCGAGAGGGCGACAAGATGGTGTACTACCACAAAAGCCCCCAAGGCAAGCAGCTGTACGTCGTGAACCTGAAGACCCGGCAGAGCGAGCCGCTAACCCGGGCCTTTGCTTCAGTAAGCGGCGAAATAGTGGCTCCCAAGCGTCGGGAGGTGTTTTACCAGACTGGTGACAGTGTGTACGCCACACACGTTGACACCAAGAAGACCCGGCTGGTGTTTGTGTTCCCCGCCGATTTCAAAGCCACCATCACCACACTCAACGCCGACGAAACGCTACTCGGCGGTGCCTGGTCGACGGACGAGGAAAAGGAAATATCCAAGAAGTATCCGGCCAAGAGCGACTTTTTCAACCGCATTTACGAGGCTAAACTGCCACGGACTCTCTTCACCGTGAACGTGCAGACCGGACAGATAGACAAGCTGTTCACCGATAAAGCTTGGCTGAACCACGTGCAGTTTTCGCCCACTGATCCGCAGCTACTCATGTTTTGCCACGAAGGACCCTGGCATAAAGTGGACCGCATTTGGACCATCGACACCAAGAGCAAGGATGTGAAACTGGTGCACAAGCGCACAATGGACATGGAAATTGCCGGCCACGAATTTTTTAGCCCCGATGGCAAAACCATCTGGTACGACCAGCAACTTCCACGCGGCGAAACCTTCTACGTGACGGGTACTGATCTGAAAAACGGGCACGAAAGAAAGTGCCAACTAGAACGCAACGAGTGGTCGGTGCACTACACTATTTCGCCTAGCCAACTGCTGTTTGCCGGCGACGGGGCAACGAAACGGCCGTGGCCAAGGCCCCCGATGGCAAGTGGATTTATCTGCTGCGGCCGCAGGGTCTCAAGTTCAAGTCCGAGAAGTTGGTGA
- a CDS encoding polysaccharide deacetylase family protein: MSSTFTSVAVARTSQRVFWLIVAGWLAMAPIASAQVLRRPIPDKLVVLTFDDGVVSHATVVAPLLKKYGFGGTFFVCEFPPDFADKTKYMSWPQIQQLHQAGFEVASHTLTHRHVNKLTPPQFKAELDSIEKRCATYRIPKPTTFAYPGYDTHPTSLVVLQAQGYQFARAGAAAPTTPPPTTHF, encoded by the coding sequence GTGTCTTCCACCTTCACTTCAGTAGCAGTGGCGCGAACTTCCCAACGAGTTTTCTGGCTGATTGTGGCGGGGTGGTTGGCGATGGCGCCCATTGCCAGCGCGCAGGTGCTCCGGCGGCCCATTCCCGATAAGCTGGTGGTACTCACTTTCGATGATGGCGTCGTGAGCCACGCTACGGTAGTAGCGCCACTGCTCAAGAAGTACGGTTTCGGTGGCACGTTCTTCGTGTGCGAGTTCCCGCCCGACTTCGCCGACAAAACCAAGTACATGAGCTGGCCGCAGATACAGCAGTTGCACCAAGCGGGCTTCGAAGTGGCGAGCCACACGCTCACGCACCGGCACGTAAACAAGCTCACGCCCCCGCAATTCAAAGCTGAGCTGGACTCGATAGAAAAGCGCTGTGCCACGTACCGCATTCCCAAGCCCACCACCTTCGCGTATCCTGGCTACGATACGCACCCCACTTCGCTGGTGGTGTTGCAAGCTCAAGGCTACCAGTTTGCCCGCGCCGGGGCCGCCGCGCCTACGACCCCACCACCGACCACCCATTTCTGA
- a CDS encoding NAD(P)-binding domain-containing protein, with the protein MSETPTKYSFGMIGLGTMGRNLLLNIADHGFAVAGYDKSQKQVDLLREESEGKAVEGFSDPEAFVQSIATRARL; encoded by the coding sequence ATGAGCGAAACGCCAACCAAGTACTCCTTTGGCATGATCGGCCTAGGAACGATGGGTCGCAACCTCCTGCTGAACATTGCTGACCACGGGTTTGCCGTGGCGGGCTATGATAAAAGTCAAAAACAAGTAGACCTGTTACGGGAGGAAAGCGAGGGTAAAGCCGTAGAAGGCTTTTCCGACCCGGAAGCTTTCGTACAAAGCATTGCCACCCGCGCGCGATTATGA
- a CDS encoding NAD(P)-binding domain-containing protein — protein sequence MMLVPAGAIVDAVIVEMQQYLSPGDILIDGGNSHFTDTERRATSLEKVGLHFFGMGVSGGEEGARFGRA from the coding sequence ATGATGTTGGTGCCCGCGGGCGCCATCGTAGACGCCGTAATTGTGGAAATGCAGCAGTACTTAAGCCCCGGCGACATTCTCATCGACGGTGGCAATTCGCACTTCACCGACACCGAACGCCGCGCTACTTCCTTGGAAAAGGTTGGCCTGCACTTTTTTGGGATGGGCGTATCGGGCGGCGAAGAAGGAGCCCGCTTCGGCCGAGCATGA
- the gndA gene encoding NADP-dependent phosphogluconate dehydrogenase: MMPGGDREAYKVMQPVFEAIAAKADGAPCVAYMGPGAAGHYVKMVHNGIEYGLMELIAETYGVMKNGLGMDNEAIRQTFAKWNEGRLQCYLLEITKDIFAYKAPDTDHLLLDDIRDEARSKGTGKWTSQSAMDVALPIPTIDNAVSMRDLSKFKALREQLAALYLPVASPLSGDKEELLRQLEEALYFSMVVTYAQGMHLLASASKDLKYDLQLATIAKIWRGGCIIRSVFLNDIFNAFEQNKDLEHLLLDANVQKQVTSVLPGARTVVGAAVAAGMAVPAFSASLSYFEALRTARLPSNLIQAQRDYFGAHTYELIGHEGVFHTQWTPKHEDATFKKGAQVEEEPQSQQPVIPNK, from the coding sequence ATGATGCCCGGCGGCGACCGGGAAGCCTACAAGGTGATGCAGCCCGTGTTCGAAGCCATTGCGGCCAAAGCTGACGGAGCGCCTTGCGTGGCCTACATGGGCCCTGGCGCGGCGGGTCACTACGTGAAAATGGTGCACAACGGCATCGAGTACGGCCTGATGGAGCTGATTGCCGAAACCTACGGCGTGATGAAAAACGGCCTCGGCATGGATAACGAAGCCATCCGCCAGACCTTTGCGAAGTGGAACGAAGGTCGGCTACAGTGCTACCTGCTCGAAATCACCAAGGATATTTTCGCCTACAAAGCCCCCGACACCGACCATCTGCTGCTCGACGACATCCGCGACGAAGCCCGCTCCAAAGGCACCGGTAAGTGGACCTCGCAATCGGCAATGGACGTGGCCTTGCCCATCCCAACCATCGACAATGCCGTGTCGATGCGGGACCTGTCGAAGTTCAAAGCACTACGTGAACAGTTGGCGGCCCTTTATCTGCCGGTTGCCTCGCCACTTTCCGGCGACAAAGAAGAACTGCTTCGCCAACTAGAAGAGGCGCTTTATTTCAGCATGGTGGTCACGTATGCGCAGGGCATGCACTTGCTAGCCAGCGCGTCGAAAGACCTTAAATACGACTTGCAGCTGGCTACCATTGCCAAAATCTGGCGTGGCGGCTGCATCATCCGGTCGGTGTTCTTGAATGATATTTTCAATGCCTTCGAGCAAAATAAGGACTTAGAACACTTACTGCTCGATGCAAACGTGCAAAAACAAGTAACGAGCGTGCTGCCCGGTGCCCGCACGGTAGTAGGGGCCGCCGTAGCGGCTGGTATGGCGGTGCCGGCCTTCTCGGCTTCGCTAAGCTACTTCGAGGCGCTACGAACGGCCCGCCTGCCCTCCAACCTGATTCAGGCGCAACGCGACTATTTCGGGGCACACACGTACGAGTTGATCGGGCACGAAGGCGTTTTCCACACGCAGTGGACGCCCAAGCATGAAGACGCAACCTTCAAGAAGGGCGCGCAGGTGGAAGAGGAACCCCAAAGCCAGCAGCCGGTAATTCCGAACAAGTAG
- the zwf gene encoding glucose-6-phosphate dehydrogenase, whose protein sequence is MNTNEKIQPTIFVIFGGTGDLNARKLAPALYNLYLEGWLPTQFSIIGTGRTKLKEEEFRANLLKDINQFSRSGKVKPEQWEIFSQNLFYQASDLNDAETYKEFGVRIQQHETEWHTRANVIYYLAVAPNFFPIIAENLAKSKLTKDAERTRIVIEKPFGHDLESAKALNQLLTRIFNERQIYRIDHYLGKETVQNIMAFRFANSILEPVWNRSHIDHVQISVTEQLGAGERAGYYDGSGALRDMIQNHLLQLLCIIAMEPPISFNAEEVRNRKVDVLRAMRRFSPEDVRLSTVRGQYGNGWIEGKEVPGYRDELGSDSNTETFAAVKFFVDNWRWEGVPFYLRTGKRMHQSASVITIQFKDVPHFMFPASAADNISHNRLIISIQPEMSIRLQVQAKRPGLDMVLNTVDMVFDYKGTYTNQAPEAYETLLLDTMLGDQTLFMRGDQVEEAWDLIMPILTTWQNRMSLNFPNYSADSWGPESAEALIAREGFHWFTLPVNNKKKPA, encoded by the coding sequence ATGAATACCAACGAGAAAATCCAGCCGACCATCTTCGTCATCTTTGGTGGCACCGGCGACTTGAACGCACGCAAGCTGGCCCCGGCGCTCTACAATCTGTACTTGGAAGGTTGGCTGCCCACGCAGTTCTCCATCATTGGTACAGGCCGTACCAAGCTGAAAGAAGAGGAGTTTCGCGCCAATCTGCTGAAGGATATCAATCAGTTTTCGCGCAGCGGCAAGGTGAAGCCGGAGCAGTGGGAAATTTTCTCCCAAAACCTGTTCTATCAAGCCTCTGATTTGAACGATGCCGAAACCTACAAGGAATTTGGCGTCCGCATTCAGCAGCACGAAACCGAATGGCACACCCGCGCCAACGTCATCTACTACTTGGCGGTGGCTCCCAATTTCTTCCCCATTATTGCCGAAAACCTAGCCAAGAGCAAGCTCACCAAGGATGCCGAACGCACCCGCATTGTGATTGAGAAGCCGTTTGGGCACGATTTGGAATCGGCGAAGGCGTTGAACCAGTTGCTGACCCGGATTTTCAATGAGCGGCAGATTTACCGCATCGACCATTATCTGGGCAAGGAAACCGTGCAGAACATCATGGCCTTCCGGTTTGCCAACTCCATTCTGGAGCCCGTTTGGAACCGCAGCCACATCGACCACGTGCAGATTTCGGTGACTGAGCAGCTCGGGGCTGGCGAACGAGCCGGCTACTACGACGGCTCGGGCGCCCTGCGCGACATGATTCAGAACCACTTGCTGCAACTGCTGTGCATCATCGCCATGGAGCCGCCCATCAGCTTCAATGCCGAGGAAGTACGTAACCGCAAAGTGGACGTGCTACGGGCCATGCGCCGGTTTTCGCCCGAAGACGTGCGCCTCTCCACGGTGCGCGGCCAGTACGGCAACGGCTGGATCGAGGGCAAGGAAGTGCCTGGGTACCGCGACGAACTAGGCTCGGATTCCAACACCGAAACCTTCGCCGCCGTGAAGTTTTTCGTGGACAACTGGCGTTGGGAAGGCGTACCGTTCTATCTGCGTACCGGCAAGCGTATGCACCAATCGGCGTCCGTGATTACCATTCAGTTCAAGGACGTACCGCACTTCATGTTTCCGGCTTCCGCGGCCGACAACATCAGCCACAACCGGCTCATCATCAGCATTCAGCCTGAAATGAGCATCCGGCTGCAAGTGCAAGCCAAGCGCCCCGGCCTGGACATGGTGCTGAACACCGTAGATATGGTGTTCGACTACAAAGGCACCTATACCAACCAAGCGCCCGAAGCCTACGAAACGTTATTGCTCGACACCATGCTCGGCGACCAAACGCTGTTCATGCGCGGCGACCAAGTGGAAGAGGCGTGGGACTTGATCATGCCCATCCTGACCACTTGGCAAAACCGCATGAGCCTCAACTTCCCCAATTACTCGGCCGATTCGTGGGGTCCGGAATCGGCGGAAGCTCTCATTGCCCGCGAAGGTTTCCACTGGTTCACGCTCCCCGTCAACAACAAGAAAAAACCGGCCTAA
- the pgl gene encoding 6-phosphogluconolactonase, translating to MKLHISPATTEVLHELADYFVAAANQAIAAHGRFTVALSGGSSPKKLFELLASDAFKDQLDWTKVYFFFGDERNVPHTDPQSNYLMAKTALFEPLHIDAAQTFAVDTSLPPAQAAEAYTTAINQHFNSEQARFDLILLGLGDNSHTASLFPHTSVLHDKSASVQDVYVEELKGHRITFTAPLINQARAVAFLVFGEDKAAAVRHILEDKEDIDNFPAQLIAPTDGDLHWFLDTAAASKLDQQAS from the coding sequence ATGAAGCTTCACATTTCTCCGGCCACCACCGAGGTACTGCACGAGCTAGCCGACTACTTCGTGGCAGCGGCCAACCAGGCTATTGCCGCACACGGCCGCTTTACGGTGGCGCTTTCGGGCGGTAGCTCGCCTAAAAAGCTGTTCGAGTTGTTGGCGTCTGATGCGTTCAAAGACCAACTGGATTGGACTAAGGTGTATTTCTTCTTTGGCGATGAGCGCAACGTACCGCACACCGACCCACAGAGCAACTACCTGATGGCGAAAACCGCCTTGTTCGAGCCTCTGCACATCGACGCCGCCCAGACGTTTGCGGTTGATACCAGCCTCCCTCCTGCCCAAGCCGCGGAAGCTTACACAACCGCTATCAACCAGCATTTCAACAGCGAGCAAGCCCGCTTCGACTTAATACTGCTCGGTCTAGGCGATAATTCGCACACAGCTTCCTTGTTCCCGCACACGTCCGTACTACACGACAAGTCGGCTAGCGTGCAAGACGTATATGTGGAAGAGTTGAAGGGGCATCGTATCACCTTTACTGCGCCACTAATCAATCAGGCCCGCGCTGTTGCGTTTCTGGTTTTTGGCGAAGACAAAGCTGCCGCGGTACGTCACATTCTGGAAGACAAGGAAGACATCGACAACTTCCCTGCCCAACTCATTGCTCCCACCGACGGCGACTTGCATTGGTTTTTGGACACGGCAGCTGCTTCTAAGCTTGACCAGCAGGCTAGTTAA
- the rpiA gene encoding ribose-5-phosphate isomerase RpiA yields MTPTKDKELLDQEKQVAAQAALRWVRDGMLVGLGTGSTAAHFIKLLGQKVQAGELRIQATATSVASENLARQLGIPLVEPHRGLRFDLTVDGADELDPQLNLIKGGGGALLREKVLATASAYMLVIADSSKAVAQLGQFPLPLEVVSFALPWVMDAVAATGGNPVVRMDKNDPNKYAYSDQGNLLIDCHYGHLLNPSELAKQLKTIPGLVEHGLFLGLARAALVVREGQAQVLRAGAAPQPATDFAELP; encoded by the coding sequence ATGACACCAACAAAAGATAAAGAGCTACTAGATCAGGAAAAGCAAGTGGCCGCCCAAGCCGCCTTGCGGTGGGTGCGCGATGGCATGCTGGTCGGGCTGGGCACGGGCAGTACGGCGGCGCACTTCATCAAGCTACTCGGCCAGAAGGTGCAAGCCGGCGAATTGCGCATTCAGGCCACCGCCACCTCGGTAGCCAGCGAGAACCTAGCCCGCCAGCTCGGCATTCCGTTGGTGGAACCTCACCGCGGCCTGCGCTTCGACCTGACCGTGGACGGCGCCGACGAGCTAGACCCGCAGTTAAACTTGATAAAAGGTGGCGGCGGCGCGTTGCTGCGGGAAAAAGTGCTGGCTACTGCTTCCGCTTACATGCTCGTCATTGCCGATTCCTCGAAGGCAGTAGCGCAACTCGGGCAGTTTCCGCTGCCGCTGGAGGTGGTTTCGTTTGCGCTGCCTTGGGTGATGGATGCCGTGGCAGCCACTGGAGGCAATCCAGTGGTTCGGATGGACAAGAACGACCCGAACAAGTATGCCTATTCCGATCAAGGAAATCTACTGATTGACTGCCACTACGGCCATTTGCTTAACCCCTCCGAACTGGCAAAGCAACTCAAAACTATTCCCGGCCTCGTGGAACACGGCCTGTTCCTTGGGTTAGCTCGCGCCGCCCTGGTCGTCCGCGAAGGGCAGGCGCAGGTGCTACGGGCCGGTGCGGCGCCTCAGCCTGCCACCGACTTCGCGGAACTACCTTAA
- a CDS encoding site-specific integrase produces the protein MSSTKLVIRSDRKAFGKTTIYVQYTHKSAKKKFSTGYSIAPNCWNGTAGKATGTSKEIVEFNARLQIIKGRIDKIVQDAILVGEEPSFALVEERLKGLSNSSSKLPELLKQEKSSNQDFLELFAENINVTSASKSHGTIKHYKSTLNHLKAYASKRSIKLTLSYLDTNFYHDFVQFLTKELEMTNGTVNNQLKRVKVVMSYALDKGLTDNIAFRKFKLLKHTEADVIYLTQSELQILFEADLSSEPRMAKVRDLFVLGCTTGLRHSDFSIIRPENIENDQLVLRTIKTGDWLRLDLNQYSRTILQRYPNGLPKLSQQKFNEYVKELGQHCGIDKSILVVHYQGTKRIMERVPKYSLLSSHTGRRTFVTQSLERGMPIEVLQKFTTHKDLKTLMRYAKVADEQKKLQMEKAWG, from the coding sequence ATGTCCTCCACCAAACTAGTTATCCGCAGTGACCGAAAAGCCTTCGGCAAAACCACTATATACGTTCAGTACACGCATAAAAGTGCCAAGAAGAAGTTCAGTACCGGCTACAGTATTGCACCTAACTGTTGGAACGGAACGGCTGGAAAGGCTACTGGTACTTCTAAAGAAATAGTAGAGTTTAATGCACGGCTCCAGATTATCAAAGGAAGAATTGACAAGATTGTTCAAGATGCCATCTTAGTAGGAGAAGAGCCTTCTTTTGCGCTCGTTGAAGAACGACTAAAAGGCCTCTCTAATTCCTCCAGTAAGCTTCCAGAGTTGCTTAAGCAGGAGAAATCTAGCAATCAAGACTTCTTAGAGCTTTTTGCAGAAAACATTAACGTTACTAGTGCTTCGAAATCGCATGGTACGATTAAGCATTACAAGAGCACGCTGAACCATCTAAAAGCCTATGCGTCGAAACGAAGCATCAAACTGACTTTATCTTATTTAGACACCAACTTTTACCATGACTTTGTCCAGTTCCTGACCAAAGAGTTGGAGATGACCAATGGCACAGTCAACAACCAGCTTAAGCGGGTTAAAGTAGTGATGAGTTATGCGCTGGACAAAGGATTGACTGATAATATTGCTTTCCGCAAATTCAAGCTCCTGAAACATACGGAAGCCGATGTTATTTACTTAACCCAAAGCGAACTACAAATCCTCTTCGAAGCAGACTTGTCATCGGAGCCGCGCATGGCCAAGGTGCGTGACTTATTTGTCTTAGGCTGTACCACTGGGCTACGGCATTCGGACTTCAGCATCATTCGCCCAGAGAATATTGAGAATGATCAGTTGGTGCTGCGCACCATAAAAACGGGAGACTGGCTTAGATTAGATCTCAACCAATACTCGCGAACCATCCTACAGCGCTATCCTAATGGGCTACCGAAGCTCTCTCAGCAAAAGTTTAATGAGTATGTGAAAGAACTGGGACAGCATTGTGGTATCGACAAATCAATCCTTGTGGTGCATTATCAGGGCACCAAACGAATTATGGAGCGCGTACCAAAGTACAGCCTCTTATCCTCTCATACAGGCCGGCGCACCTTTGTAACTCAAAGCCTAGAACGCGGGATGCCCATAGAAGTACTTCAGAAATTTACTACTCACAAAGACCTCAAGACGCTAATGCGCTACGCCAAAGTGGCTGACGAACAAAAGAAGTTGCAGATGGAAAAAGCGTGGGGTTAA
- a CDS encoding S8 family serine peptidase, which translates to MSALPTRNERVTLLFFSAGKANTQFAAQRPWANHARTFGIAASTENEHLASYSNFGEGIDLCAPSSDENIGLRSITNTSLPGGGDLAGHTGGPDDYTAHFGGTLSTTPLTAEVAAFVLSLDPTLTWQEVRDIFNNTAVKLTSSTLMPKRFWAWTAVRWPSVCRIKSREGPSYFGE; encoded by the coding sequence TTGAGCGCATTACCGACGAGGAACGAGCGCGTCACCTTGCTGTTTTTCTCGGCTGGCAAAGCCAACACCCAGTTTGCTGCCCAGCGTCCCTGGGCCAACCATGCCCGGACGTTTGGCATTGCCGCCTCAACGGAAAACGAGCATCTGGCCAGCTATTCCAATTTTGGCGAAGGCATTGACTTATGCGCGCCCAGCAGCGACGAGAACATTGGGCTGCGCAGCATCACGAATACCAGCTTGCCAGGGGGTGGTGACTTGGCCGGCCATACGGGTGGCCCCGACGACTACACCGCCCACTTCGGGGGTACTTTGTCGACCACGCCGTTGACGGCGGAGGTGGCGGCCTTTGTGCTGAGCTTGGACCCCACGCTCACGTGGCAGGAAGTGCGCGATATTTTCAACAACACCGCCGTTAAATTGACTTCGTCAACACTGATGCCCAAGCGCTTTTGGGCCTGGACTGCGGTACGTTGGCCGTCAGTATGCCGTATCAAGAGCCGCGAAGGGCCTTCATATTTTGGTGAGTGA